CTCAGCGACTAACATCACAATGTCCTTTGAGGCCACTGTTAATCATACCAAGTTGTAAGAACCTTCATtcgtaaatggaaaaaaaaaacatattattgaAAATACACACTTCTACTTcacatctacagacatttacctatcttaaaaaatatgatttataTTTGTACGTCCAAACACAAGAACTAAAGCACTTCACAGTGACTCCTAGCCTTTAGAATGGATTGTAGAAGAGTAAGGTAGCACATGATATGCAAGATAAGTTTTCACTTTGTGTATTAACCTCTTCCAGTAACAACATAGATACACTGAAAAGCAGGAATGTGATGACGACCAAATGAACATTCAAAATACTTCTACAGGGGGAACTTagtctttttgtatttttgaagCAAGCAGATACTAGATGATTTTTAACTCGAAATATGCAGAACCTGCTTGGCTCACACTGCAGCACTGCAGCAAATCAACCCAATACCGCCACCTGCTGTTCAGTTTTTTCAATACAGCTTTCATGCCTGAACTTTGGAGAAACCTGGGGAAAAGATACTGTTATTTCCTAGGTATGAATAcctacaaaaatacatttttccacgTGCCCTAATTATGGCTTTACTTTGTGCAAAAGTGCTGCACCGTCTCATCTCCTTGTTGCCAAGGTAACACCTTCTTGCAGATCTCACAAGGAAACATTTGTTTCTTGGTGCTAAGAAACTAACTCACCATCACTCTCAGTCCTGCACAGTATAAATCATGACCAAACACACATTCCTACTGTATGCATCCTACCCTCAAATCCAGCTAACGGGagtaattcaaataaaaatgtgtgctAAAAGCTCCCAGTTAAACACGGGCCATGTAGGATATCAATATTTTTCACCTGCGTTCTGGCACCAGATATCAAGAAAGAACAAAACCTAATTCAGTACTGAATGAATCCCCCCAGAAACACCTAACATGACTCAGGAGGAAAAGAAGAATGTCCTTATTAACCACTCCTGACTATAGCGTTTCTCACAATGCTCTACAAACTACTACCTTTAGTGAGGCGGTTTAAAATGCTTATGCCCAAGAACAATGCGTACAAGAAATCGTGCCCTGTGCACTTGGTGCATTAAACACAGCCAAGTGACTGTTTCCCATATGAAGCTATCGGATTAGTGCAATGATACTGTAATATGGTCAGGGCAAGGTGTGTGAATAAGTATTGTTGCACAGCTGGgactatttattgtttttaacttgAATCTATTTTATGTTGAATGTGGTGTGCTTTTGGAGTTTTATGATGGTCATGTCCAAGACCATTTTCTAACCCTTCTGGATGGACATTAAAGTTACACACAGTaatatactttattgatcccgtgagggaaactgCAGAGCAAGAAGAAGTATCTCAGCTCCCTAGTATTCCACCGTGTTGTGATCGCAAATCTAATCGCCGCCAAAGACAAGAAGAAAAACACTTAACTCACTAACCCTAACTAACTGAACAGAAAACgaaagacaacaaaaagacacagagctgctgtaACAGGCTGCCACTAGCAAGGCGCCATCTTGAATGAGCTCCTTTGCTTCCTGCAGTGGCTGTACCTGGATGTCGTTGGCTGGGTTCCAGTCAACGTCGTAGAGAACGAGGTGCGAGGCTCCCACTAAGTTCAGCCCCACGCCCCCTGCCTTGGAGCTCAGCAGGAACACAAAGTCGGAGGAGTATCTGCTGTTGAAGACGTCCACGATCTTCTGCCGCTGCGAGACCGGGGTCTGCCCGTCCAGCCGCGTGGACCTGTACCCACAGCGCCGGCACAGGTCCTGCAGCATGTCCAGAGTCTGGGTGTAATTGGACACGAGCACAACTCTGGAAGCAGGTGCGAGAAAAAGCGATCAGCTCCACCTGCAGATGACCGGCGCACCCCGATCTGACTGCTTGTGTGGAAGGAGAAGCAAATAAAATCCTATCCTGTTTCTAtcctataaaaagaaaatccgATTTCTAAAAGGAAGATGATTTCTGCGTTCAAAGGTCAGACACTAAGGGTACAGCACATCTTCGGAATCTCTGCAACTTAAGCTGGCTGCTTTAATTGTGTTTGCTTCTTTCATTTTACAAAGCATCAATTTTCTGTCGCAGGCTAATCTAAGCAGAGGACTGAAAGCTAAACAATGGAATAAAACAGAAACTGTTTTGAAAGAGTTCTGTCACTTTGAGGAACGAGGGTTCTGTTTCTCAGAGCGTGCCTGTTTATCTGGATTCCCTTGATGTCCATGAAACCGATTCCATCTAACTCCTCACTTTATCATGAACTCACACGCAGTGAGTATGGTTCTCTACCAGCCTGTCTCCTCTGTAATCCACGCAGACTTGTTCAGCCTGCTAGACGGCTCGCGGAGGATGATTTAAAGGACCACCGGCCTGCGCTAACGAGTATGAGCTGTAATTACTGCTAGAGACTCGGTCACAGTAAGCACCTGTCGGCGGGACTCAGCTGGCGGATCGCTGCAAGCAGGTCTGTGAGCACCATCAGCTTTCCTGAATCCGACGCGTCAAGCCCCTCTGAAGAGTACCCCTCAGGGAAGAGCCCAGACAAGCCTTCGTACAGAGAGCTCTCGGCTGCATCAGCGCAGTCACTCCTGGCCCTGTCTTCTCTTTCCTGTTAAAACACAGCCACGTCATTCAGCACCCCATCTGACAAAGGGGGACCAACGCAAGACAaacgtactgtacatctaaagCTCGGCTTACAGGTcaaaggaaaaaacatttttattaaattgcagCAAACAAGGGACAAAATGATTATCCTGCATTTTTACCCTGTACTAAAGGTATACAACGTATTTTGTTGCATTAAGCAAATGATATTGTTTTCTCTGAGTTCAGTTAAAAGAGACAGGAGAAATACGATCAAGGCACCTAATATGGCATTAAAAAGAAGGCATAATCACTTAATTCATATTCTAAAACAATGACTCAATTCTaccaaaaataataatcatgacAACATTACAAGATTATGGATCAAGAAATGCACATGGCTGACAGTTCATCTGCTAAAAGGTGTTTCACGAAAGCAGAATGATGAGCATTCTTGCACATGATAAATAGAGTGTGACAAAACGTTACAGAAAACAGAATAACCATGTGTACTCCCTTTATAAGAAGGGTAAATAATGTGTTGTTTGATTTACATGaacaattttctttaatttctgaTTAATTGTTTGatgttattatttctgttttgcatGAACTGTTGTCTACAAATACCACCTCTATAAAATCTGCATTTGCCCACGGACTGGCAAAAACAGCTCCCAGATGAAGGGGCGTGTATTTACAAAGCTCATAAAGTAATGCATATGCTTTTCAGGATGCCAAGAAATCATGTCAGCGTGTAAATGGAAGATCTCTTTACTTCATGTGcgcatgaaaaaaataacaagaaacCTATGTCTTTGCGACCAAGACAGAACCAAGAAATTGGAAATCACACATGGGGACATGCTTTTTTTGCACAGCCACGTCTCTGGCTGGCTCACCCTGATAGTGGCGTACAGGAGGCCCGGGTGGTTGCAGAGTTTCTTCAGTGCTCCAATGCAGACCAAGTGAGGGCTgttctccagcgccccctgcaggcaggaCCTGACCAGGCGGCAGCTGAGGATGTTGCGGTAGACCTCGAGCTGGAGGGGTGTGGGCTGGCAGAACACTATCCACTCCAGTTTGGGGGGCAGGTAGCTGTTGATGATCTCCTGGGTCCTGCGCAGGATGAAAAGCCCAGTCAGGCGAGCCAGCTCTGCCGCCCTCTCTGCACCCAGGCGCTTCTCCTCCTGCCGATTGGAAACACCATCATGCAGTCGCCCAGGGCCCTGGGGGTTCATGTCACGAGTCCCGACAAGCTGTTTCACGCCTGATTTATTGTGCGTCCTATCGAGCATGCTCGTAAGCAGTGGTACAGTATGCCGACATTCCTGAATGGGCTGCAATCCGCATCGTGTCTGCTCCAGGACAAAAAGAACTGGAAACACTTCTCACAGCTGACATCTCACAGCAGTGAGTTTGAGGGATGAGAACGTGAGGGTAAGACACCTCAGGAAGACATTCCTCGTCATTTTAACAGAATTTAAAATTGAACAAAATGTGGTAGACAGAAAAAGGACCTGATTATAATAAGAatccttacacttgtatagtgcttttctggccactccactcaaagcgcttcataggtaacggggatcccctccaacaccaccagtgtgcagcccccacctggatgatgtgccagcagccatagtgcacaacaacgctccccacacatcagctctcagtggggaggacaacagtgatgaagccagttcatagatggggattattaggagggcatgattggtaaaggcccatgggggaaatttggccaggagactggggtaacacctctacacattgagaaacgccctggaatttttaataaccatggagagtcaggatCCAGTATTACATCTTATttgatatataatatatattatatgatatatatataaggCCGGCACCTTTctcacagtatagtgttcccatctCTGTATTGGGGAATAAGGatccacatggactgcagggtgagaacACCCTACTGGCCAcaccaacacctcttccagcagcaaacttagctttcccaggaggtctcccatccaagtactaaccaggctcacactggcTGAgcttcagatatacagtagtatatacagagtgatatacagtagccgCTGACATATAAACCTCACAACCATAATTCCCTGCTGCACGTCACAGTTtttacagaatgtacagtagcattcaCTGCTTCGATATTTCACCTCCAACCACCTAGTTAATGTCTCTAATTGCTGTTTAAAAGAATTGCCAAGAATGGTATGCACATTTTTAGCTATATCTAATGTCTTATATCTTATATTATAGATAATGTCTATATCTATCTTAGGACAGATCACTTTTCCGGTCTGGAAGAGCAAGaacaggaggaaacccataccCCTGTAGAAGATGGCTGCCGGGACTTGACAATGGGCTCCTCGTACACCTTCCTGTATGCGGAGGAAGAGCCCAGGATTCCAGGATTCACAAACTCTATGATTGCGTGGAATTCCTGGAGGTCATTCTGCACAGGAGTGCCTGTGGGTGGAGGGAGAGACGTTTCTCTCAGACTGGTTTCATTTTTCAGGTCAAAGGTTCACAGCtgccacagccggcagaggagcAGACAACTTGACAATTCAAAActtggaaaacaaagaacatcaCGACGTTAAATAGTAGGTCACTGTTACCACGGATTCCTCTAAATAGGTGGTCTTGTCTCAGGGATGTATTTCATATTGTTATTGAGACAGGGCATAAATAAAGTTTCGACtacattattttacttttaataaaacacataaaaatagaCAGACAGATCTGTTTAAACCATGTGGCCAGGAAAGTAGACACAGGAGGGCAACAGAGGTAGCAGACATGAGCATGCCATCACTGTCGATAACATTCTAATAAGGTAACTTACACAACAATTTTTTAGTAATACACTTTAATGTCATGTCATTAGGTCTACTCtatctttttaaacatttctgatggaagggtttcagaatctGTTTGATCTGCCAAGTGTAACCATACTGACAAAATGTTTTGTGCCGATCTCATTAAGTTGAGTAGCCAACGGAATAAAACCGTGACCtcgtttaaaatgatttttttttttaattgcaaacaCGCGtgtttaatttttcaattcACAAGGAGGTGTCAGGAGCTGGGCCTCAGCACCAAATAAGCACAAGATACAGTACACCAAAAGTACTGTAGACCAGGAGTAACATATCTTTATACACCATGACTGGAATATTTTACGAGCAACTTAGTAAAAAGTAAAGTAAGGTAAAATACTGTGATTTACTTATCTGTCATTATTTGCTCAAGCTGTCTAAGAATCTTTAGCCCCTGCAGGAGATCCTTCTCAACAGCTCTCTTCTAAGGACAGACTGTTTACCTGTTAGAATGATCCTTCTTTCACAGGACAGGCTGCTGAGTGCCGAGGAGGTCTTGATGCTGCTGTTTTTCAGGCGGTGCCCCTCATCACAGATGATGAGGCCGAACTCCACCCTCTGAATCTGCTCCACGGAGCGAAGCAGCATCTCATAGCTGATAATGAGCACAGCGTAGATCTGAGAGTTGACAAACTCTTCGACTTTGTGATCCTTTTaatgacacacacagacacatggaACAATGTCACATTTCTATACTGTACCACTTCAAAACACCACAGCTTTAATCATTCCGTCTCAAAACTGCAGAACGTCTATATGTTTTATGCAAGtataacaaaaattaaaatactttttaagctCTCTGTGCTACAAGACTGTATTACTACATATCTGGACAACTTTAACTGAGGCTACAGCAGGTGTCCAGGCAGTCATGCAGGCCTTAACACGAcaggaataagaaaaaaaaagacaccttGTGAGTTAGTGTAGTTACTGCACCTACTGTCTAAGTATTAATCAGGATGTCCTGCAGGTAAACAAAGTTAAATTAATGAACTGATCGATGAAATAACATATAAGGATTTGAATTCAGTATCTTCATCTGTCGTGAAAACACTAACAAATGGGCTAACTTTTACCCTCCCAGGGATATCAACCGGAAAATTAGGCAAACGCTCTGAAGCTGAGGAGTtttaacagggaaaaaaaagaaaatctagtTTTTCAGGCCTCTCGCCTCACATGTACTCTGGATACAGAACAAACTCCGCAATTTCTGGTCGGACCCTGACAGATGCCTTTCTGTCCCTCTCCCCTTCCCCCTCCGTCGTCGGAGCGCCAGCCACCTGGTCCACGGCGAACACGCCGATCCGCTGCCCGCCCAGCCACTTCTGGAATTCCGCGCCCCAGTTGCGCACCAGGCTGCCGGGAGTGACCACCAGCGCCCGCCGGAGGACGGCTCTGCCGCCGTAGGGCCCCTGGCGCAGCAGGGTCCACAACAGGGCGACGCACTGCAGGGTCTTCCCCAGGCCCATCTCGTCGGCCAGGATGGCGCCGTGCCGGCCGGCCGCCCTGGAAACGCCAGTGGGAACAGCGCGGGCGTGCGTTTAAGACCGCGAACAGGCGGCGCTGCTTTACCCAGAGGGCTGTGAAATAAACGGCTGAGCCATGCGGTGGAAGGCGAGACCCCGGCTACcctcaggaaacagctggatgaaattcTTTGACCAACTAGCTACtgaacaggctagatgggctgacTGCCCAACACCACCAGAACGGGCTCTCCAAAGGAATATTGGGCAAATAAGCTCTTGATGATATTAACGGTTCCAATGGCTTTCCTGTGGTTGTAGGTACATAAGCTCTAGCGtagattttcttttaataacaatgactTAAGGCAGCTACCAAAAGTGACTCGCGGTTGTACATGATTAGAACATATTATCTAGTAGTAATGTTATAGATActcattaatacattaatacactgacagtgacctgtttctggactgaacgcatctacacatctactgctacatctgttctctttctttttcttttcccgtttacaaccgtattttgtgcaatatatgccagggacctgtgcaatacatttacatctatatttatatctatatctatattgacatctatatttatattcatatgtgtgatacgatttttctgtgtactgttctgttctagtctgttctttgtgtgtccggactgtgagtaactcttgtattgtattgtatgtattgtactattattatataatttgttacactgtggctgtgttgtctgtgttaagctgctgttgcactgcaatttccctcacgggatcaataaagtatctacctATCTAATTACCAGctctaaaaagtattttaatttcatttacttcTTTTGCAGCAGCAGTGCAGTCAGCAAGACTGTGACTCCTACATTTGTACCAAAGTTGACTTCATGAAAAGGACAGTAAGACATACAGCAACAGCAGGCTAATGCAAAACACAGGATTCTGGTAACTTGCCCTGTTCGAGATCTACATCTGCCAGGGCTATGCTGCGCCAGTAACAGATATGCATAAACCAGTCAGCTCCAGTGTATATTGTCTCTTTGGACGCAGTGCATACCTCATTCCCATGACACACTCGTACAGGAAGACGACGCCCTCTCTCTGATGAGGCCTGAGGTGGGCAGTGAGGTAAGGATCCACAACAACGTCCACCACCTGTAGACCAGCCTTGTTGAACAGCCACTGGTGGTTCAGAGTGGGCCGAGGCATGACCAGAGCTCCTGAGCACGGACACAAAGGGCACTGGGCAGTCCAAGCTGGAAAGTCAGCGGCCGTTTCTGCACTGTGGCACACGTGTCAGGGACAGACCAGTATCTGCGGCTAGTTTGTGGTTTAACAGTCGTTCCACACACCCCTCGTCTATTCCACCTGCTCGTCATGGCCTGTCACCGGTGAAGGATCCTGTCCTTCCCCTCCTCACCCTCTCTCCCATTCACACCCCAGTACAGTCTCCTGGGAGCTCAAACAATGCACTGATTACCATGACGGAAAGCAAAAATGTAGCAAAAGCATAAAAGCCCCCCGAAAAAAACACATGCTGACTCAGTCCTGCATGTGTGTCTCGATTTCATGTTGTTAGGccacaaaatgtgttactttggTAGGGGTGTGTAGACCTTTTATAGGCACTGTATGCATCTACATACAGATCAAGACAAGTGGCAGCTGCTTGCTGTATACCAAGTGTAAAAAAACGGGAATAACCCAGTGTGCACTGATACAATCTGCTAAGAGATTTCATTGCAGAGGTACATATCCATGCTGCATTCCAGTGGAACAAAATGGAGGGATTTAGTTACTGCAGCAGCAGGGTCTTAATAACATCAGGGTGCCTGAAGGTGTATTTGAGAAAATGAAGACTGTAGCAAGATGTAGTAAGAAGGCGTCTGTACTGCTTCCAGCATCCTAGAAATTTGAGTAGGttttttatttaggagcaaAAAGTGATCCCGTTGACGGCATTGTCTGTTGGGAGGTGTTTGGGCGCTGATGACGGTAGGGGCTTGGGGTACCTGGGGCGAGAGGGTCGTGGCGGGGCCTGCACCCTGCTTCAGTCTCCGGGGCTCGCTGGAGCGCCCCCGAGCCGCTCTTCCGCGCGGGCCCGGCGAAGGGCTTCTGGGCCGGCCTGCGCGCAGGGACAGGGGGCGCGGCGGCGGCTTCCGCAGGGCCCTCGTGGAAGCAGCGGCCACTGCTGAAGTCCTCCGCGGAGACGGCGCCCATCACTTCGATCTCTTTCCCGCCGACCATCAGCGACTGCCCTTCGGCCAGGCTCTCCAGTTCGGAGGACTTGTAGCCAGTGCCTGCCGAGGACAGCAGCCCGTTACACCTTCCCAAACTGATCCCGATCCCAGGGGAGAGCCAGCTGGCGCTATACAGTTAATGCACTAGTGTTGCATCCTGAACTGTAGATTATTAGGAATTTATCGGGTTGGCATTTTTATCCAAAAGAACTTCTACGGCAGGGGATTTTCCTGGGGCGGTTCGGGTGGCGGACCTGgatcaagggtacaacagcagtgtcccaCCTGGGAATGatcccacaaccttccagttacactTCCAGAGCTCTCCTCACTGCTGCCCAGAAAGGATAACCTACTGCTCTCAATACACAAAGAAGCCTACTTCCCGAGTCACAGTGTCCCTTAAAAAACTCGTTGTCATTGTCCAACAAACACTTTAAAGTACTAGCCTCTTTCCCATTCTAATAGAATAAAGATTCTTTCAGGAAGTATTGTAAGCAAAATTGTTTCATTGTGCAGTCCCTCCAGACAGACGCAGGTGTACAATATGTCCTGAGTTGCAATGAAGGTGATTAAAGGaagaataataaatacatttatctaCAACTGTTTTCATGAGTAActcatgttaaaataaaaaagaaactataAAAAGTGCAAATACCCACAGAAGCTTTATCTGGGCTTCCCGAACCTTTTCAGCTTGTGGTACACTTTCACCTCAACTGTTCATGATTCCACGGATTATTTTAACATATCagacagtaaaataaatattaatacacCCATCCCTCAATTTACAATCTGTTCTTGAAAACTGGTCGTCCAAGAAAGAATATTGCTGCTTGTTTATGATAATTACCCTGTTTACCCAAGTATAGCAGTTAACAAGATAAACAGataatgtaaacattttgtACAAGTTCTAAGAAGGCAGGTGCACAGAGGAATGGGGCTGTGGGAGGTCAGCGAGGCATTTTCGTTTTGTCGATGAAGGGTACAGCCTCCACTGTAGCTAAACTTTCTCAGAACTGCGAGAAACCGGTAGGAAAACGCACACTTCCTTACGGAGAAACATTCTGAAACCGGGCGTTTGTACACTGAGGCACAGGAGTATGTGTCATCACATTTTTGACCGGAATGTGAAATCCGAGTGCAGAGCCAGGGCTTTCCTCCGGGGGGCGCCAGTGAGCAACCCGGCAGCTCTCCAGACCCCAGGCCAGGGCGGCTCGGTGGGGGTGGGCTGACCCTCACCTCTCCCGATGTCTTTGCCTTCCAGGTCCTTCAGCACCACGCTCCTCCCTCTGGCCACCAGCACGGCGTCCCCCTCCCACCTCTTGTGTTTCTTCTTGGACGCTTTACACCACACCACGCTGAAGTACCTGGCGGCGCTGTCCGGGCTGCCCTGCCCTCCCGGGGACGGGTCTGGCTTTCCCCGGCGAGGGGCCGGCGTCGGCTGAATCGACTCCGACAGGGGGGGCCGGGAATCTGCCAAACAGAAAGAACTCAACCCGTCACTTTTCCTCGAAGCATCTCAGCATGGGACACTTCAGCCTGTCACCTGTGAGAGAATGACCGTCCTGAGGGGTTTCTGCTAGGTACATAACCACAGAAATAAGggaaaatgtatctttttaaaACTCCATCTTTAGGTCTGCTGTCACTTGTCGAGGAAGTAAGTGGCTTGAGTGCTGAGTGACATAAAGGCAAATCTCGGCAGCACGTTAATACAACTTGAAAGATCATCATTTGCTAGAACATGGATTCCTCTGAGTATGCTGAATATTCAGACAGTGTATCGGTGCAACCGCAAGCCAACTAAGTCCTGAAAGCTTTAGGATAGAAACCAGGTGACTCCGCCTGTGACTGTGAACAAGAGCCACATTTTGAGGCAGCAGCAGTCATGGGAGATGTGGTCAGTCAAACCAGAGGAGTTGAAGTATTCTGCTTAAAAACCACTAGATTTTTGTACTTCTGTTGAGTGTGTAGTGTAGGATCTTTTTACCCAAAGTGTTGTAGGTGTGTGGAACCATTAAACATTAACCATTAACATTAACCTTCAACAGgcagctggatgaggtcctcCAGTCAGGGCAGAGCATTACTTATCAGAAGGGTTGTGGGTCTATGGAGCAATCTactcagtcatgttgttgaagccgataaaatttaaaaaataaaccttcttAGGTTCACTCTTCATTAAATCTGCTGCCTATAGTGCTTAGAAGATTGTGGCACAGAAATGAAAGCACATTAATACtctgattaaaaacaaaacctcagCCATCCCTCTAACCAAGAATTCCTATCCAAAAGAAATCCATTATCCGTACAGTAATCTATGATCTAGGTTTGATGATGACATTTAATCCGAGTCTATTTTGTTCCCAAAACAAGTTGTCACGGAAATGCATTGGGATTGCCTTATTTAAACTCGCCAAGTGTATaaagtactacagtatgtgaatatcATGAAGCCTTTTACCTAGACGATTCACATTTAGTCAGAGCCCTACAACAGTATTAGATTGAAAATAAGATCAATCAACTATGTTCATTTGTAATTAGAACTGACTGATGGATAGCAGAAAGGAAAGACTGCtaataaaaatacacttttctttttgttttcaatgacaacaaaatacatttcaatataAATCATTAACAATGACCAGAATGGTCATATCAGAATCCTACCTATGCTTATAAAAGACATATAAAGTATACTGAAAAGGGGTGTAATTGATGTTACAAACAGTCCTAATGCTTTTGGATAAATTCATAACATAGATAAAAAGATCAAAGCTTTACTCTCTTATTCCTAGACATTAGACTGAGTTGGCAACACAATTTTCACTTtctgttcatacagtacataacatttTTCATAGAATCCTgtaatttcaaaaataaaaatagtggtTCACCTCTTGTGTATCGATGCTGTTCTAGTGATCGGCCACTAGAGgtagtttgaaataaaaaaaattaggcAAACAATTTTCTGCAGCCTGATACTTTTCTTTAGCAACTTGGTGAATATAGCTTATTTCCATACTGCTAAATTAATACTTTCAGaaatgtactactgtatatggcttatCCCAGTTACTAGAAATGAATTGTTGGCATgctgaaaatgtatacagtacattaactaaTATCAGAGGAAAC
This is a stretch of genomic DNA from Lepisosteus oculatus isolate fLepOcu1 chromosome 10, fLepOcu1.hap2, whole genome shotgun sequence. It encodes these proteins:
- the rad54b gene encoding DNA repair and recombination protein RAD54B; protein product: MRRSGAPSQLCGNVAKKPRFVPPASMHMRAASVPDPKRPSPPLCNALNKVTAPQENKSEAPVLSKALARILNAVPLGDTEENSSKLQGLSDSLTVREEESDHRTPDDSRPPLSESIQPTPAPRRGKPDPSPGGQGSPDSAARYFSVVWCKASKKKHKRWEGDAVLVARGRSVVLKDLEGKDIGRGTGYKSSELESLAEGQSLMVGGKEIEVMGAVSAEDFSSGRCFHEGPAEAAAAPPVPARRPAQKPFAGPARKSGSGALQRAPETEAGCRPRHDPLAPGALVMPRPTLNHQWLFNKAGLQVVDVVVDPYLTAHLRPHQREGVVFLYECVMGMRAAGRHGAILADEMGLGKTLQCVALLWTLLRQGPYGGRAVLRRALVVTPGSLVRNWGAEFQKWLGGQRIGVFAVDQDHKVEEFVNSQIYAVLIISYEMLLRSVEQIQRVEFGLIICDEGHRLKNSSIKTSSALSSLSCERRIILTGTPVQNDLQEFHAIIEFVNPGILGSSSAYRKVYEEPIVKSRQPSSTGEEKRLGAERAAELARLTGLFILRRTQEIINSYLPPKLEWIVFCQPTPLQLEVYRNILSCRLVRSCLQGALENSPHLVCIGALKKLCNHPGLLYATIREREDRARSDCADAAESSLYEGLSGLFPEGYSSEGLDASDSGKLMVLTDLLAAIRQLSPADRVVLVSNYTQTLDMLQDLCRRCGYRSTRLDGQTPVSQRQKIVDVFNSRYSSDFVFLLSSKAGGVGLNLVGASHLVLYDVDWNPANDIQAMARVWRDGQKRTVHIYRFLTTGTIEEKIYQRQISKQGLSGAVVDLSKRAAHISFSSEELRNLFTLHEDSECVTHDLLGCRCRSGDSAGGLAAEVKPLMERSCQLGRKSEKPSTQKHLSISELMQWKHYSGSNPTFSDPFLDRAREHITFAFQSTSESQMSPITNSPCE